One window of the Catharus ustulatus isolate bCatUst1 unplaced genomic scaffold, bCatUst1.pri.v2 scaffold_107_arrow_ctg1, whole genome shotgun sequence genome contains the following:
- the LOC117011320 gene encoding serine/threonine-protein kinase PAK 3-like, which produces MLLSVRRAQNQPASLVWLRVFLRKRPKGRKMPSKLQLLPLWSLSCQHQGFGTVCTALDTATGEEVAIKIISLLEDNSNELCVKEIQVMRENKNNNLVNYVDSYLVHEELWLVMEYMNGGSLHDVIMEARMVEEEIAVVSRECLQGLDFLHSKQVIHRDIKSHNILLGLDGSVKLADFGLAAQLTAEQSKRRSAVGTTYWMAPEIFTRKSYGPKVDIWSLGIVGFEMVEGAPPYLMESSRTVRCNFSPTSSCHSNQICPHFFCLGCLVTPEVHRLWAA; this is translated from the exons ATGTTGCTGTCTGTCCGCAGAGCCCAAAACCAACCTGCGAGCCTCGTCTGGCTGCGTGTCTTCCTGAGGAAGAGGCCAAAGGGGAGGAAGATGCCCAgcaagctgcagctgctgccactgtggAGCCTGAGCTGCCAGCATCA GGGTTTCGGCACTGTGTGCACGGCactggacactgccacaggaGAAGAG GTGGCCATAAAGATAATCAGTCTCCTGGAAGACAACAGCAACGAACTATGTGTGAAGGAAATCCAGGTGATGCGTGAAAATAAGAACAACAACCTAGTGAACTACGTAGACAG CTACCTGGTGCACGAGGAACTCTGGCTTGTGATGGAATACATGAACGGAGGTTCCTTACACGATGTCATCATGGAGGCCAGGATGGTAGAAGAAGAGATAGCAGTTGTCTCTCGGGAG tGCCTGCAAGGCCTGGATTTCCTTCACTCCAAGCAAGTCATCCATCGAGACATCAAAAGCCACAACATTCTCCTGGGCTTGGACGGATCTGTCAAGTTGG ctgaTTTTGGTCTCGCTGCTCAGCTGACGGCTGAGCAGAGCAAACGGAGATCAGCTGTCGGCACGACTTACTGGATGGCGCCAGAAATTTTCACCAGGAAGTCCTACGGCCCCAAAGTGGATATCTGGTCCTTGGGCATCGTGGGCTTCGAGATGGTGGAAGGAGCACCTCCTTACCTGATGGAAAGCTCCCGCACGGTGCGCTGCAACTTCTCTCCCACTTCCTCCTGTCACTCTAACCAAATCTGCCCCCACTTCTTCTGCCTGGGATGCTTGGTGACACCTGAAGTCCATAGGTTGTGGGCTGCATAG